A single genomic interval of Selenobaculum gibii harbors:
- a CDS encoding 4Fe-4S dicluster domain-containing protein, translating into MSTTKGVLVDLTKCIGCGSCTVACKLWNGTDFNKEKPATNETGKEAVLNDKNWTIVTKHEIKDNQGNPIWRFVKQQCMHCLEPACASACFSKALQKDENGAVVYYPDLCVGCRYCMVACPFDVPKYEWEKALPFVTKCQMCSSRIAHGEAPACVGVCPTNVMTFGNRDDLLKEAERRIHSDAKYIQKIYGATEVGGTNWLYISDVDFEKLGFKTHLESIPPSTYTERYLSKVPFLAVGWGAFLAGLAYYSNRRSKLEKEKQQEE; encoded by the coding sequence ATGTCTACGACGAAAGGGGTATTAGTAGATTTAACAAAATGTATTGGTTGTGGCAGCTGCACTGTAGCATGCAAATTGTGGAATGGAACTGATTTTAATAAAGAAAAGCCGGCGACAAATGAGACTGGAAAAGAAGCGGTTTTAAATGATAAAAACTGGACGATTGTAACAAAACACGAAATAAAAGACAATCAGGGGAATCCTATATGGCGTTTTGTTAAACAACAATGTATGCACTGCCTTGAGCCAGCTTGTGCATCTGCTTGTTTTTCGAAAGCCTTGCAAAAGGATGAAAATGGTGCGGTGGTTTATTATCCGGATTTATGTGTCGGTTGTCGATATTGTATGGTAGCATGTCCTTTTGATGTTCCTAAATATGAATGGGAAAAAGCGCTGCCTTTTGTAACGAAGTGTCAAATGTGTTCATCGAGGATTGCGCATGGAGAGGCGCCGGCTTGTGTTGGTGTTTGCCCAACGAATGTGATGACATTTGGTAATCGTGATGATTTATTAAAAGAAGCTGAGCGTAGAATTCATAGTGATGCAAAGTATATACAAAAAATTTATGGAGCGACTGAAGTTGGTGGGACAAACTGGCTGTATATTTCAGATGTTGATTTTGAAAAGCTTGGTTTTAAAACGCATTTAGAATCGATACCACCATCTACGTATACAGAGCGTTATTTATCAAAAGTACCGTTTTTAGCAGTTGGTTGGGGAGCTTTTTTGGCTGGTCTTGCTTACTATAGTAATAGAAGAAGTAAATTGGAAAAAGAAAAACAACAAGAAGAGTAG
- a CDS encoding transposase → MSREARRLSESGFYHVVFRGINHQNIFEEEQDFKYMLDILKDLKQEMQFEIHAYCLMANHVHILLKEAHLGDISTIIKRLLTKYVMKFNKKYQRSGALIGSRYKSKVVEIDEYFIPLIVYIHQNPLKAGIIKRLESYKYSSFNEYRGKQEFVDVKLSLEMLGMKEWIKAHEKMVENEFEVEGRKKLNEQEIRQIIIKNTNNIEPHKIGSFEIIERNKILRKLKKLGLSIREIERVTGISRDIIARC, encoded by the coding sequence ATGTCACGCGAAGCAAGAAGGTTAAGTGAAAGTGGATTTTATCATGTAGTATTTAGGGGAATTAATCATCAAAATATCTTTGAGGAAGAACAAGATTTTAAATATATGCTGGATATCCTCAAAGATTTAAAACAAGAAATGCAGTTTGAGATTCATGCATATTGCTTAATGGCAAATCATGTACACATTCTATTGAAAGAAGCCCATCTAGGGGATATATCAACAATAATAAAGAGACTATTAACAAAATATGTAATGAAATTTAATAAAAAATATCAAAGAAGTGGAGCTTTAATAGGAAGTAGATACAAAAGTAAAGTAGTAGAAATTGATGAATACTTCATTCCTTTAATTGTATATATACATCAAAACCCATTGAAAGCGGGAATTATAAAAAGATTAGAAAGCTACAAATATAGTAGTTTTAATGAATATAGAGGTAAGCAAGAATTTGTGGATGTAAAATTATCATTAGAAATGCTAGGAATGAAAGAATGGATAAAAGCTCATGAAAAGATGGTAGAAAATGAATTTGAAGTAGAAGGGCGAAAAAAACTAAATGAACAAGAAATTCGCCAGATAATCATAAAGAATACGAATAATATAGAGCCGCATAAGATAGGAAGTTTTGAAATAATAGAACGAAATAAAATTTTGAGGAAGTTGAAAAAATTAGGATTATCAATAAGAGAGATAGAACGAGTAACGGGAATATCAAGAGATATTATAGCGAGATGTTGA
- the nrfD gene encoding NrfD/PsrC family molybdoenzyme membrane anchor subunit yields MEKKYRQLELLGWTFTITPMRFFLTGLALICLGTIIVRLVTGYQYVTNLTDETPWGLWIAFDVMTGVALAGGGYSTALLVHSFDYKKYRVVARGALLTSLFGYILVMVGLFLDIGQWYNFWRPFVSWGYSSVLFEVFWCVSIYTTILSLEFCEVLTERIAKSYHLKVLKILPILIIIGLIFPMMHQSSLGGLFLLFKAKMYPLWWSEFLPLYFLLSSFFVGSAMVCVETDLARRGYAHEVPHNVLKRLTRVGGRVMVAYLLLKLYDLTVQNQWGLLFENSLQSNLYIVEMVFGIIIPICLIFSSIVNTRRGLMLYSWLTVGGVVLNRMNNVFTSMYTSGNYFPSIWEFIVSIGLISIGCLIYCFIVENFKVIGDEYAVQVRVQNANNSGLQVWSSSAQQVFEDKK; encoded by the coding sequence ATGGAGAAGAAGTACAGACAGCTTGAGCTTTTAGGATGGACTTTTACAATTACCCCTATGCGTTTTTTTTTAACGGGATTAGCACTTATTTGTTTGGGGACAATCATAGTAAGACTTGTTACGGGATATCAGTATGTTACAAATTTGACTGATGAAACACCTTGGGGACTTTGGATTGCATTTGATGTCATGACAGGAGTTGCACTTGCCGGCGGTGGTTATTCTACAGCGTTATTAGTACATAGTTTTGATTACAAAAAATATAGAGTAGTTGCCAGAGGTGCTCTTTTAACATCTCTCTTTGGCTATATCTTAGTTATGGTTGGTTTATTTTTAGATATTGGACAATGGTATAATTTCTGGCGTCCATTTGTTTCATGGGGGTATAGCTCCGTTTTATTTGAAGTTTTCTGGTGTGTTTCTATTTATACAACGATACTTAGCTTAGAGTTTTGCGAAGTTTTAACAGAACGTATTGCTAAGAGTTATCATTTGAAAGTATTAAAGATTTTACCGATTTTGATTATTATCGGGCTTATTTTCCCAATGATGCATCAATCCTCACTAGGCGGTTTGTTTTTGCTGTTTAAAGCGAAAATGTATCCACTTTGGTGGAGTGAGTTTTTACCGCTGTATTTCTTACTTTCATCATTCTTCGTTGGCTCAGCTATGGTATGTGTGGAAACTGATTTAGCGAGAAGAGGCTATGCGCATGAAGTTCCTCATAATGTGTTAAAACGTTTAACACGTGTTGGTGGAAGAGTTATGGTGGCATATCTTTTACTAAAACTTTATGATCTTACGGTTCAAAATCAATGGGGATTATTATTTGAAAATAGCTTGCAAAGTAATTTATATATCGTGGAAATGGTGTTTGGTATTATTATACCGATTTGTCTAATTTTTAGTTCAATCGTGAATACTAGACGTGGTCTGATGCTTTACTCATGGCTAACGGTCGGTGGAGTTGTCTTAAATCGGATGAATAACGTATTTACTTCAATGTACACTAGCGGAAACTATTTTCCATCGATTTGGGAGTTTATCGTGAGTATTGGCTTAATTTCTATAGGATGTTTAATCTACTGCTTTATTGTGGAAAACTTTAAAGTTATTGGCGATGAATATGCCGTACAAGTTCGTGTGCAAAATGCTAATAATAGTGGATTGCAAGTTTGGTCTTCTAGTGCTCAGCAAGTATTTGAGGATAAAAAATAG
- a CDS encoding PTS sugar transporter subunit IIC/EAL domain-containing protein, whose product MSRKEEGMYWTMVGELMYQKILNLFEAIEKLPVVSSIRNGLVMTIPIVLIGSFILICKNIPIEEYQSFLSSFGNGVILNIMNYIYDATFGMLAVYIMLAISSVYARDNIELYGSKYGIPLTAVTCFFIFTGVSGNNLKLTSFGALGVFTGIVSAIIPVLFYQYGKNISQKCYYKFSSVGVDSNINKAISEIFPILFIIFPCASINAFVVQGLGYSSFQDFFLQIANLLFSQEGRSFLGGICWVFSTTFLWFLGVHGSNVLEGVAQHLFPSTTVLNVPVISMGGIPHEILTKEFFNIYILMGGCGTSTCLLLAVFFFSKRKSSRGIAKIAAVPILFNVSEILIFGLPIVFNPILFIPFIGVPIIGYCIAYFFVSIGFVPVIMHDIHWTMPIFFSGYFATESYMGAVLQGIILLVGTFIYRPFIRVYDAEKIRIAKNYLQDLIDTLQKNEQINKNIILTQLQDQRGRLAKALLVELKEALKEKKLKLFYQPQHNHSQQCVGAEALLRWENEFLGMIYPPLMIKLAEEAGFLKDLEKFVVVRAVHDMEFINFNRKEPLKSCINVSAITIQDTTFEKFLDEVSKKKSVQKGSICLEITEQTALCCDEDTEAVFARIRKRGFQLAIDDFSMGHTSLKYLQVNQFDMVKLDGTLVKKIMENPRAKEIVSSIIALSHTLGFTVLAEYVETENQRVELEKVGCLNYQGYLYSPAIEFEEFIRYIEKRPEKAGSIK is encoded by the coding sequence ATGTCGAGAAAAGAAGAAGGAATGTATTGGACGATGGTGGGTGAATTAATGTATCAGAAGATTTTGAATTTATTTGAGGCTATTGAAAAACTTCCTGTAGTAAGTTCTATACGAAATGGACTAGTAATGACAATACCAATTGTATTGATTGGCTCATTCATTCTAATCTGCAAAAATATTCCTATTGAAGAGTATCAAAGTTTTTTATCTTCATTTGGCAATGGTGTTATTTTAAACATTATGAATTATATCTATGATGCTACTTTTGGAATGTTGGCAGTTTACATTATGTTAGCAATTAGCAGTGTATATGCGAGAGATAATATAGAATTATACGGTTCTAAGTATGGAATCCCATTAACAGCAGTTACTTGCTTTTTTATTTTTACAGGCGTTTCAGGAAATAATTTAAAATTGACTTCATTTGGTGCATTAGGGGTGTTTACTGGCATCGTATCTGCAATCATTCCAGTTCTTTTCTATCAATATGGAAAAAATATTTCTCAAAAGTGCTATTATAAATTTTCTTCAGTTGGTGTAGACAGTAATATAAATAAAGCAATTTCGGAAATCTTTCCGATTTTGTTTATTATTTTTCCTTGTGCGAGCATAAACGCATTTGTTGTACAAGGATTAGGATATTCTTCTTTTCAAGATTTTTTTTTACAGATAGCTAACTTGTTATTTTCTCAAGAAGGCAGGTCCTTTTTGGGCGGAATTTGCTGGGTTTTCTCTACTACTTTTTTATGGTTTTTGGGTGTTCATGGAAGTAATGTTCTGGAAGGAGTTGCACAGCATTTATTTCCCTCAACGACAGTCCTTAATGTTCCTGTAATTAGCATGGGGGGAATTCCTCATGAAATTTTGACGAAAGAATTTTTTAATATTTATATTCTTATGGGCGGGTGTGGAACTTCGACATGTTTATTGTTGGCGGTTTTTTTCTTTAGCAAACGGAAAAGTAGCCGTGGAATAGCAAAAATTGCGGCAGTACCGATACTTTTTAATGTAAGCGAAATCTTAATATTTGGGCTACCTATTGTATTTAACCCTATTTTATTTATTCCGTTTATTGGTGTCCCGATTATTGGCTATTGTATTGCTTATTTTTTCGTAAGTATAGGATTTGTTCCTGTGATAATGCATGATATTCATTGGACGATGCCGATATTTTTTTCAGGTTATTTTGCAACGGAGTCGTACATGGGAGCAGTGTTACAAGGCATCATTTTGCTTGTAGGTACATTCATTTATCGTCCATTCATTCGGGTATATGATGCAGAAAAAATTCGTATAGCTAAAAATTATTTGCAAGATTTAATTGATACTTTACAAAAAAATGAGCAAATAAATAAAAATATTATTTTAACACAATTACAAGATCAGCGTGGGAGGTTAGCAAAAGCACTGCTTGTTGAGTTAAAGGAAGCGTTAAAAGAAAAAAAATTAAAGCTTTTTTATCAACCTCAGCATAATCATTCACAGCAATGTGTAGGTGCAGAGGCTTTATTGCGCTGGGAAAATGAATTTTTAGGGATGATTTATCCGCCATTAATGATAAAATTAGCGGAAGAAGCAGGCTTTTTAAAAGATTTAGAAAAATTCGTTGTTGTGCGAGCAGTGCATGATATGGAATTTATTAATTTCAACCGAAAAGAGCCATTAAAAAGTTGTATCAATGTATCGGCTATTACAATACAAGATACAACTTTTGAAAAGTTTTTAGATGAGGTTTCTAAGAAAAAGTCGGTTCAAAAAGGAAGTATCTGTTTAGAGATTACTGAACAAACTGCTTTATGTTGTGATGAGGATACAGAAGCGGTGTTTGCACGAATTCGCAAACGAGGTTTTCAGCTAGCCATTGATGATTTTTCTATGGGACATACTTCATTAAAGTATTTGCAAGTGAATCAATTTGATATGGTGAAGCTGGATGGAACACTGGTAAAAAAAATCATGGAGAATCCAAGAGCAAAAGAAATCGTTTCTTCTATCATTGCGTTATCGCATACACTTGGGTTTACTGTTTTAGCTGAATATGTAGAAACTGAAAATCAACGAGTTGAATTAGAAAAAGTAGGATGTTTAAACTATCAAGGATATCTTTATAGTCCCGCGATAGAGTTTGAGGAGTTTATCCGATATATTGAAAAGAGACCAGAAAAAGCTGGCTCAATAAAATAA
- a CDS encoding [FeFe] hydrogenase, group A: MKNKISRRNFLKLVSSTGVLGTSVLAAGCSGKPSGGTGWMPNQYEGSKNYPIKVKGRIAIDSKNPSIMRDDAKCILCGQCLEVCQNVMSVYGSYELPIKDDTPCVHCGQCTLWCPTGAITEKSNINEVVKALNDPTKFVIVQTAPATRVGLGEEFGLEAGTIVEGKQVAALKKIGFDAVVDTTYSADLTIMEEASEVAHRVLKEPNKLPQFTSCCPGWVKFCEYFGSDIMEHLSSCKSPQQMLGPLIKTYYAKHKNIHPKDIVSVSIMPCTAKKYECNRPEMNAAGIMLGDKNIRDVDYVLTTRELARLIKMNNIDLTTLEDTEYDSILGEGTGAGKIFGTTGGVMEAAVRTLYWLVTKQDPPEVLLDWQAVRGLAGVKEASANVPGVGEVKVAVCSGLKNARIIMERIRNHTAPWQFVEFMACPGGCIAGGGQPRTSLPPSDEVRTLRMQNLYKLDSKRSVKRLSHTNKEVQDLYDQFLEKPLSKKAEQLLHTHYTDRSYQLTIKNK; the protein is encoded by the coding sequence ATGAAAAATAAAATTTCGCGAAGAAATTTTTTAAAGTTGGTAAGCAGTACAGGTGTTTTAGGAACTAGTGTATTAGCAGCAGGATGTAGCGGCAAACCTTCTGGAGGTACTGGTTGGATGCCGAATCAATACGAAGGATCAAAAAACTATCCGATAAAAGTAAAAGGCAGAATTGCAATTGATAGCAAGAATCCATCAATTATGCGCGATGATGCGAAATGCATTTTATGCGGTCAATGTTTAGAAGTTTGCCAAAATGTAATGAGTGTATATGGAAGCTATGAACTACCGATAAAGGATGATACCCCTTGTGTGCATTGCGGACAATGTACTTTGTGGTGTCCAACGGGAGCAATCACGGAAAAATCAAACATCAACGAGGTAGTAAAAGCATTAAATGACCCGACTAAATTTGTCATCGTGCAAACCGCACCAGCAACACGGGTTGGATTAGGGGAGGAATTTGGACTTGAAGCGGGTACAATCGTTGAGGGAAAACAAGTAGCTGCATTAAAAAAAATAGGATTTGATGCGGTAGTTGACACAACGTATTCGGCAGATTTAACAATTATGGAAGAAGCATCGGAAGTTGCTCATCGAGTGCTGAAAGAACCGAATAAGCTGCCTCAATTTACTTCGTGTTGTCCGGGATGGGTAAAATTTTGTGAATACTTTGGATCCGATATTATGGAACATTTATCAAGCTGTAAATCGCCACAACAAATGCTTGGTCCATTAATAAAAACTTATTATGCGAAGCATAAAAACATTCATCCGAAAGATATTGTTTCTGTTTCTATCATGCCTTGTACGGCAAAAAAATACGAATGTAATCGTCCCGAAATGAATGCAGCAGGAATAATGTTGGGGGATAAAAATATTCGTGATGTGGATTATGTCCTAACTACACGCGAATTAGCGAGATTGATAAAAATGAATAATATTGATCTAACTACACTCGAAGATACTGAATACGACTCAATTCTAGGAGAAGGTACAGGGGCAGGAAAAATTTTTGGTACTACAGGTGGAGTAATGGAAGCTGCAGTTCGTACTTTATATTGGTTGGTAACAAAGCAAGATCCGCCAGAAGTGTTATTAGATTGGCAGGCAGTTCGCGGATTAGCAGGGGTAAAAGAAGCCTCGGCAAATGTACCGGGTGTTGGTGAAGTAAAAGTTGCAGTATGTAGCGGGTTAAAAAATGCGCGTATTATTATGGAGAGAATTCGTAATCATACGGCACCTTGGCAATTTGTTGAATTTATGGCTTGCCCAGGCGGATGTATTGCTGGTGGTGGACAGCCAAGAACTTCCCTGCCACCAAGTGATGAAGTAAGAACTTTAAGAATGCAAAATTTATATAAACTGGATAGTAAGAGAAGCGTAAAGCGTTTAAGTCATACAAATAAAGAAGTGCAAGATTTATATGATCAATTTTTAGAAAAACCACTGAGTAAAAAAGCTGAGCAATTATTGCATACGCATTATACAGATAGAAGTTATCAATTGACAATAAAAAATAAGTGA
- the nrfD gene encoding NrfD/PsrC family molybdoenzyme membrane anchor subunit, which translates to MGRTYKQLDFLGWKFTITPIRFILTGFVAICAAIIVVRLLTGFGLVTNLNDQWPWGLWIAFDDMVGVALAGGGYGSALLVYSFRYQKYEEVARGALLTSLFGYILVMVGLLLDIGQWHNFWRPMVSMGYTSVLFAVLVCVSIYVTVAGLQFFCEIVTERISERVNKIAMRIVPFLIFIGIIFPVIHQATLGGLFLIMKSKMDPIWWSELMPLYFLLSSFFVGSAMLCLETELARRAYSHTIPVDVLKMLSRVGGRVMIAYVLIRFGDLYWNDKIAFLFDGSFSSNMFWLEMVAGIFIPIAIIFSSLANQRAWLVTYGTLTVGGVILNRMNYTFTSMLSYHGTGYFPSIWEILISVGLVSLGCLIYCFIVENFNILGGAHAIQTKILNSFANSENSWAKWIAMGKQYQDEVHAQSKKI; encoded by the coding sequence ATGGGGCGCACATATAAACAACTAGATTTTTTAGGTTGGAAGTTTACAATTACGCCGATTCGATTTATATTAACTGGATTTGTAGCGATATGCGCGGCAATTATTGTAGTTCGTCTCTTAACAGGATTCGGTCTGGTAACAAATTTAAATGATCAATGGCCGTGGGGCTTATGGATTGCTTTTGATGATATGGTAGGGGTAGCACTTGCCGGTGGCGGATATGGTTCTGCGTTATTGGTTTATAGCTTTCGCTATCAAAAGTATGAAGAAGTTGCACGCGGTGCATTGTTAACTTCTTTGTTTGGTTATATTTTAGTTATGGTTGGATTACTCCTTGATATTGGTCAATGGCATAACTTTTGGCGACCAATGGTATCAATGGGATATACTTCAGTTTTATTTGCGGTATTAGTTTGTGTATCTATTTATGTAACAGTAGCTGGCTTACAATTCTTTTGTGAAATTGTTACAGAGAGAATTAGCGAAAGAGTAAATAAAATCGCCATGAGAATTGTTCCCTTTTTAATTTTCATCGGAATTATTTTTCCGGTAATTCATCAGGCAACTTTGGGCGGATTATTCTTAATTATGAAATCAAAAATGGATCCGATTTGGTGGAGTGAATTGATGCCGCTTTACTTTTTACTTTCTTCATTTTTTGTTGGATCGGCAATGTTATGCTTGGAGACGGAACTAGCAAGAAGAGCATATTCGCATACAATTCCAGTCGATGTATTGAAAATGTTGTCTCGTGTAGGCGGCAGAGTTATGATTGCTTATGTACTGATTCGATTTGGCGATTTATACTGGAATGACAAAATTGCGTTTTTATTTGATGGATCATTTTCTAGTAATATGTTTTGGCTAGAAATGGTGGCAGGAATATTTATTCCGATAGCAATCATTTTTAGTTCATTGGCAAATCAACGGGCATGGTTAGTCACTTACGGGACTTTAACAGTAGGTGGCGTAATTTTAAATCGTATGAATTATACATTTACTTCTATGTTGAGTTATCATGGCACAGGATACTTCCCTTCGATATGGGAGATTTTAATTAGTGTTGGGTTAGTAAGCCTAGGATGCTTAATTTATTGCTTTATTGTAGAAAATTTCAATATTCTTGGCGGAGCACATGCGATTCAAACTAAAATATTAAATTCGTTCGCCAATAGTGAAAATTCATGGGCAAAATGGATTGCTATGGGGAAACAGTATCAAGATGAAGTGCATGCACAAAGTAAAAAAATCTAA